From one Methanobrevibacter ruminantium genomic stretch:
- a CDS encoding CBS domain-containing protein, translating to MKIKNIMSENVVSIDKNLNICDCLRMMYKDNLSRIPVTSTNENKKVLVGIISEKDIANKLGSAKYGNMAPSHFYVSTVMVKDLITVDEDEDVTEVAKILIDKNIGAIPVLSDGEMVGIVTKSDFIYLCKAKAYEKISVKDIMTTDIISISADDRLVHARKVIMDSGVGRLLLTGDNELAGIITSKDIAKAFVSFRKHTPDKYQSSQIKELIAGDYMSTNVETISQYATVPQLADAMLETGYNGYPVVDDEDQIIGIVTQSDLLKLIYEMETQ from the coding sequence ATGAAAATCAAAAATATAATGTCTGAAAATGTGGTATCTATTGATAAGAATTTAAACATATGTGATTGTCTAAGAATGATGTATAAGGATAACTTATCTAGAATACCAGTCACTAGTACCAATGAAAATAAAAAAGTTTTAGTCGGAATTATCTCAGAAAAAGATATAGCTAATAAGTTAGGCTCTGCTAAATATGGTAATATGGCTCCTTCACATTTCTATGTATCCACTGTAATGGTCAAGGACTTGATTACAGTTGATGAGGATGAGGATGTGACTGAAGTGGCAAAAATCTTGATTGATAAGAATATTGGTGCCATTCCAGTTTTATCTGATGGTGAAATGGTTGGAATCGTAACTAAATCTGATTTCATATATTTATGCAAAGCTAAAGCATATGAAAAGATTTCAGTTAAGGATATTATGACAACAGATATTATTTCAATATCTGCAGATGATCGTTTAGTTCATGCAAGAAAAGTCATAATGGACTCAGGTGTTGGACGTTTATTACTTACTGGAGACAATGAGCTTGCAGGAATTATTACTTCAAAAGACATTGCAAAAGCATTTGTTTCATTCAGGAAACACACTCCTGACAAGTATCAATCTTCTCAGATTAAGGAGTTGATTGCAGGAGATTACATGTCAACAAATGTGGAAACAATCTCACAATACGCAACAGTTCCACAGCTTGCTGATGCAATGTTGGAAACTGGTTATAATGGTTACCCTGTAGTTGATGATGAAGATCAAATTATAGGAATTGTAACTCAATCAGATTTGCTAAAATTGATTTA